One part of the Chryseobacterium mulctrae genome encodes these proteins:
- a CDS encoding alpha-ketoacid dehydrogenase subunit alpha/beta: MENTLHEKVSKDILLKAYNHMMLAKAMADIYEENRNVTKYVHSTSRGHEAIQLATAYQLKKEDWVSPYYRDESILLGIGFQPYQLMLQLLAKADDPFSGGRSYYSHPSSRDEDKPKIIHQSSATGMQTIPTAGVAQGIKYIQDFNLQQFENNPVVVCSLGDNSVTEGEVSEALQFAALHQLPIIFLVQDNEWGISVTKEEARTCDAYDFVAGFEGLGRMRVDGTNFVESFEVMKKAVDFVRAERKPLVVCAKTVLIGHHTSGVRREFYRDEEDLTKHRAKDPGEILRNQLLESGVDEELLKQITKKARLEAEEAFEKAQKAEDPKPETVMQHIFAPTPITEEVGTREPEGGEKIVMVDAAIHAIQEIMWKHPEALLYGQDVGERIGGVFRETVTLGKKFGSKRVFNTAIQEAYIIGSTTGMSAVGLKPIVEVQFADYIYPGINQLITEISKSSYLSQGKFPISNIIRVPIGAYGGGGPYHSGSVESILANIKGIKIAYPSNAADFKGLLKAAYYDPNPVVMLEHKGLYWSKVPGTEDAKTIEPAEDYILPFGKGKIVIEADDKEIKKGNTVVVITYGMGVYWAKEAVKNFGGKVEVIDLRTLIPLDEELVFERVKAHGKCIVLTEEQLNNSFAEAFAHRISKNCFKYLDAPVETIGSLDTPAVPINLILEKEMLPNAEKLTKKIDEMLKY, translated from the coding sequence ATGGAAAATACACTTCACGAGAAAGTTTCAAAAGATATTTTGCTTAAAGCGTACAATCACATGATGCTTGCAAAAGCAATGGCAGATATTTATGAAGAGAACAGAAATGTTACTAAATATGTTCATAGCACATCAAGAGGTCATGAGGCTATTCAGTTGGCAACGGCTTACCAATTAAAAAAAGAAGACTGGGTTTCTCCTTATTATAGAGACGAAAGCATTCTTTTGGGAATAGGTTTTCAGCCTTACCAATTAATGTTACAATTATTAGCTAAAGCAGATGATCCTTTTTCTGGGGGGAGATCTTATTATTCTCACCCTTCTAGCAGAGATGAAGACAAACCAAAAATTATTCACCAAAGTTCAGCAACCGGAATGCAGACAATTCCGACTGCGGGTGTTGCACAGGGAATAAAATATATTCAGGATTTTAATTTACAGCAATTTGAAAACAATCCTGTGGTTGTTTGTAGTCTTGGAGACAATTCTGTGACTGAAGGTGAAGTAAGTGAAGCGTTGCAATTTGCAGCTTTACACCAGCTTCCTATTATTTTCTTGGTTCAGGATAATGAATGGGGAATTTCGGTTACCAAAGAAGAAGCAAGAACTTGTGATGCCTATGATTTCGTAGCCGGATTTGAAGGTTTGGGAAGAATGCGTGTTGACGGAACAAATTTCGTTGAAAGCTTCGAAGTGATGAAAAAAGCTGTCGATTTTGTAAGAGCAGAAAGAAAACCTTTGGTTGTTTGTGCAAAAACAGTTTTAATTGGTCACCATACTTCCGGAGTGAGAAGAGAATTCTATAGAGATGAAGAAGATTTAACGAAGCACAGAGCAAAAGATCCGGGAGAAATTCTGAGAAATCAATTGCTGGAATCTGGTGTTGATGAAGAATTATTAAAACAAATCACTAAAAAAGCTCGTCTTGAAGCTGAAGAAGCATTCGAAAAAGCTCAAAAAGCTGAAGACCCGAAGCCTGAAACAGTGATGCAACATATCTTTGCACCAACTCCTATCACAGAAGAAGTAGGAACTCGTGAACCGGAAGGTGGAGAAAAAATCGTGATGGTAGATGCAGCTATTCACGCTATTCAAGAAATCATGTGGAAACATCCTGAAGCATTGTTGTACGGACAGGATGTTGGTGAAAGAATTGGTGGAGTTTTCCGTGAGACAGTAACTTTAGGGAAGAAATTCGGAAGCAAAAGAGTTTTCAATACAGCAATTCAGGAAGCTTACATCATTGGCTCTACAACCGGAATGAGCGCAGTTGGTTTGAAACCGATTGTTGAAGTACAGTTTGCAGATTATATTTATCCGGGAATCAATCAGTTGATCACGGAAATTTCAAAATCTAGTTATTTAAGTCAGGGTAAATTCCCTATAAGCAATATCATCCGTGTTCCGATCGGAGCTTACGGCGGTGGTGGACCTTACCATAGTGGAAGTGTTGAAAGTATTTTAGCGAATATTAAGGGTATTAAAATCGCTTATCCAAGCAACGCAGCTGATTTCAAAGGTTTATTAAAAGCAGCTTATTACGACCCGAATCCTGTTGTTATGTTAGAGCATAAAGGTTTATACTGGAGCAAAGTTCCCGGAACTGAAGATGCTAAAACGATTGAGCCTGCTGAAGACTATATTTTACCTTTTGGAAAAGGAAAAATAGTAATTGAAGCAGATGATAAAGAAATTAAAAAGGGAAATACTGTAGTGGTAATAACTTACGGAATGGGAGTTTATTGGGCAAAAGAAGCCGTAAAGAACTTCGGTGGAAAAGTGGAAGTAATTGACTTAAGAACTCTTATTCCATTGGATGAAGAATTAGTTTTTGAAAGAGTAAAAGCACACGGAAAATGTATCGTTTTAACGGAAGAACAACTTAATAATTCTTTCGCTGAAGCCTTTGCACACCGTATTTCTAAAAACTGCTTCAAATATCTTGATGCGCCTGTAGAAACGATAGGATCGCTTGATACTCCTGCAGTTCCAATCAATTTAATTCTGGAAAAAGAAATGCTTCCAAATGCCGAAAAGCTTACGAAGAAAATTGATGAAATGCTGAAATATTAA
- a CDS encoding bestrophin family protein, with product MITTKYVNYRQVLNLSGFHLILIAVWCTLIAVLFHVFHWDWMIIPWVPVALIGTAEAFLVGFKNNQAYDRLWEARKIWGGIVNSSRSFATMVYAFDTNNENLGKFDIEDRKKKIVHRHIAWLYAFREQLLVPAEWEHIKVEEEHFKNIDHKRNRLIKAGFPDYGRTPIFLNKYLSEEEAELQNHYKNFATYLIAQQSKDVNELKNMEAISEFNQIQLQDCLNEFYTLQGQAERIKKFPLPRQFASTAFVFNVIFIMLLPLGLVSEFAKLGDWGIWASIPFCITIGWIYIIMELVGDYSENPFEGLMFDIPMLAICRSIEVDLLQMGGDKDLPDAITSKNGVLV from the coding sequence ATGATCACTACAAAATACGTCAATTACAGGCAGGTTCTTAACTTATCAGGATTCCACTTAATTTTAATTGCTGTTTGGTGTACTTTGATTGCAGTACTTTTTCACGTTTTTCATTGGGATTGGATGATTATTCCCTGGGTTCCGGTCGCTTTGATTGGTACAGCAGAAGCATTTTTGGTCGGTTTTAAAAATAATCAGGCATACGACAGGTTGTGGGAAGCCAGAAAAATTTGGGGCGGAATTGTCAATTCAAGCCGTTCGTTTGCGACTATGGTTTATGCTTTTGATACCAACAATGAAAATTTAGGAAAGTTTGATATTGAAGACCGCAAGAAAAAAATTGTTCACCGTCATATTGCATGGCTGTATGCTTTTCGTGAGCAGCTTTTGGTTCCAGCTGAATGGGAGCATATTAAAGTAGAGGAAGAGCATTTCAAAAACATCGATCACAAACGAAATCGTTTGATAAAGGCAGGTTTTCCGGATTACGGAAGAACTCCTATTTTCCTCAATAAATATTTATCTGAAGAAGAAGCTGAGCTACAAAATCATTATAAAAACTTTGCAACTTACCTTATTGCTCAGCAATCGAAAGATGTGAATGAGCTGAAAAATATGGAAGCCATTTCAGAATTCAACCAAATACAGTTACAAGATTGCCTTAATGAATTTTATACTTTGCAGGGACAAGCCGAGAGAATTAAAAAATTCCCTTTACCAAGGCAGTTTGCGAGTACCGCTTTTGTTTTTAACGTTATCTTTATTATGCTGCTTCCTTTAGGTTTGGTGAGCGAATTTGCCAAGCTAGGAGATTGGGGGATTTGGGCTTCTATTCCTTTCTGTATTACGATTGGCTGGATCTATATTATTATGGAATTGGTGGGTGATTATTCTGAAAATCCTTTCGAAGGATTGATGTTTGACATTCCGATGCTTGCAATTTGCCGAAGTATAGAAGTTGATCTTTTACAAATGGGAGGTGACAAAGATTTACCAGATGCAATCACTTCTAAAAACGGAGTTTTAGTTTAA
- a CDS encoding Lrp/AsnC family transcriptional regulator: MTFDETDKKLLQYLQEDCKQTTKELSYKLGLSVTAVYERIRKLENSGVISKYVALVDKTKIDRKFLILCHVKLTQHKKEYVMQFEKEVMNLQEVTECFHVSGDYDYILKICLKDMDDYRNFMVTKLTTLQHIASTHSSFTISEVKNTTKIIL; encoded by the coding sequence ATGACTTTTGATGAAACCGATAAAAAACTATTGCAATATTTACAGGAAGACTGTAAGCAAACCACCAAAGAACTGTCTTACAAGCTTGGTCTTTCGGTTACTGCGGTCTATGAACGCATCAGAAAGCTCGAAAATTCAGGTGTAATTTCCAAATATGTAGCTTTGGTTGACAAGACAAAAATTGACAGAAAATTTTTGATTTTATGCCATGTGAAATTAACGCAGCACAAAAAAGAATATGTGATGCAGTTTGAAAAAGAAGTAATGAATCTACAGGAAGTCACCGAATGCTTCCATGTAAGTGGCGATTACGATTATATTTTGAAAATCTGCCTGAAAGATATGGATGATTACAGGAACTTTATGGTGACCAAACTCACGACTTTGCAGCATATTGCAAGTACACACAGCTCTTTCACGATCTCTGAAGTGAAAAATACAACCAAAATTATTTTGTAG
- a CDS encoding aminotransferase class I/II-fold pyridoxal phosphate-dependent enzyme, producing the protein MNHFNAANEIQDLQYFGEFGGVNPSISDSSTYTFLSAKTMFDTFEGNAEGCYLYSRHSSPMNLYLSEALAKMENTEAANVTASGMGAITSVLMQVCKSGDHIISSRTIYGGTYAFMKNFLPPFQIETSFVDINNFESIENAINENTKIIYCESVSNPLLEVADLRKLSEICKRHNLKLIVDNTFSPLTISPTLLGADIVIHSLTKFINGSSDTVGGVYCASQEFINDTKNVNNGACMLLGPTMDSFRSASILKNLRTLHIRMKQHSHNALFLAERFEEDGLKVSYPGLKSHKNHELMKSMMHEEYGFGGLLTLDAGTTDKANELMEMMQQENLGYLAVSLGFYKTLFSCSGSSTSSEIPEEEREAMGISDGLIRFSIGLDHDIERTYEKMKECMLKTSVLNHEITSSIF; encoded by the coding sequence ATGAACCATTTCAATGCGGCAAATGAAATACAGGACCTTCAGTATTTCGGAGAATTCGGAGGCGTAAATCCTTCAATTTCTGACAGCTCAACGTATACTTTTCTTTCAGCGAAAACAATGTTTGATACCTTCGAAGGTAATGCAGAAGGTTGTTATCTATATTCAAGACATTCATCTCCGATGAACCTTTACCTTTCTGAGGCTTTAGCAAAAATGGAAAATACTGAAGCTGCCAATGTTACCGCTTCAGGAATGGGTGCGATCACTTCTGTTTTGATGCAGGTTTGCAAATCGGGTGACCATATTATTTCAAGCAGAACAATTTACGGCGGAACGTATGCTTTTATGAAAAATTTTCTGCCGCCTTTCCAGATCGAAACTTCATTTGTAGATATCAATAATTTTGAATCTATAGAAAATGCTATTAACGAAAACACAAAGATTATATATTGCGAAAGTGTAAGCAACCCTCTTTTGGAAGTTGCCGACCTTAGAAAACTTTCAGAGATCTGCAAAAGACATAACCTAAAACTTATTGTAGACAATACTTTTTCTCCACTTACCATCTCTCCTACTCTTTTGGGAGCAGATATTGTGATTCACAGTTTAACCAAATTCATCAACGGAAGCAGTGATACTGTGGGTGGAGTTTATTGTGCAAGTCAGGAATTCATAAATGACACCAAAAATGTAAACAACGGAGCGTGTATGCTTTTGGGTCCTACAATGGACAGTTTCCGCTCGGCAAGTATTCTTAAAAATTTAAGAACGCTTCATATCAGAATGAAACAGCACAGTCACAACGCTTTATTTTTAGCTGAAAGATTTGAGGAAGATGGTTTAAAAGTTTCATATCCGGGTTTAAAGTCTCATAAAAATCATGAATTAATGAAAAGCATGATGCATGAAGAATACGGATTTGGCGGATTACTGACTTTAGATGCAGGAACAACAGACAAAGCCAACGAATTGATGGAAATGATGCAGCAGGAAAACCTAGGTTATTTAGCGGTAAGTTTAGGCTTTTATAAAACATTATTCTCATGCTCCGGAAGCTCAACTTCATCAGAAATTCCTGAAGAGGAACGTGAAGCAATGGGAATTTCTGACGGATTAATAAGATTCTCAATCGGTCTCGACCACGATATCGAACGTACCTACGAAAAGATGAAAGAATGCATG